The following are encoded together in the Malaya genurostris strain Urasoe2022 chromosome 3, Malgen_1.1, whole genome shotgun sequence genome:
- the LOC131437662 gene encoding endocuticle structural glycoprotein SgAbd-2-like, whose translation MKLFIALSAVLAVAVAVGDYHVEHKHIPIVHSELLQSSDGQFKYGYESANGIVVQEEGHVKNSGTKDHESNVAHGSYSYVDPHGVPVSVSYVADENGFQAHGSHIPTPPPLPKELVDAYAKVGSHPEAHHEEPEVYKGH comes from the exons ATGAAACTG TTCATCGCTTTGTCCGCTGTGTTGGCCGTTGCCGTTGCCGTCGGAGATTACCATGTAGAGCACAAGCACATTCCAATTGTACACAGCGAGCTGCTGCAAAGCAGTGACGGCCAGTTCAAGTACGGTTATGAGTCGGCTAATGGAATCGTCGTTCAGGAGGAAGGTCATGTGAAGAACTCGGGCACCAAGGATCACGAATCTAACGTTGCTCACGGTTCATACTCGTACGTTGATCCGCATGGTGTTCCCGTGTCCGTCAGCTACGTTGCTGATGAGAACGGATTCCAAGCTCATGGATCGCACATTCCCACTCCACCACCGCTACCGAAGGAACTGGTTGACGCATACGCCAAGGTCGGCAGCCATCCGGAGGCCCATCATGAGGAGCCGGAAGTGTACAAAGGCCACTAA